CGTGGTAGTCTCTCCTTCGTCCGCGTTGCAGATGACTACCTTGTTCTCACCACGCACAGCCCGAGCCTGGCTCCACTTGCGCCCCAGCGGATATTCTGCGCCGCCGCGGCCACGGATTTTTGCCTCTGTGAGCATGGTACAGATATCTTCCGGATTCATATTCACGGCTTTGCGCAGAGCTTCAAAACCGCCAATATTCATATAGGAACCGATGGAGGAGGTGTCGTATTGGCCAAAATTTTTGGTCAGGAATTTAACTTGTGTGCTCATACATTTCCCCTCCTTATTTCAGCGAACGGAGCAGCGCTTCGATTTTTTCGATGCTGTCCAGATGGTCGTAGACATGGCCGTTGATGCGCACAGCGGGGGCCCGGTCGCAGGCACCGTAGCAGGTGGTGCGCTCCAAGGTGAAGCGGCCGTCATAGGTGATTTCCCCAATTTTGATATCGAGCAAATCCTGCAGCGTGGATAAGAGGCGCTCCGTATCGATACGGTTTACCCGGCAGGCCGGCGAGGAGCAGACCTGTATGGGATATTTTGCTCGGGGCTTTGCGGAAAGTTCGCTGTAAAAATTCAGGCAGTCGAACACGTTGGTGACAGGAATGGCGAGCCGGTCTGCTAGATAGTAGGCTGTGGCTTCCGGCACATAATGACGTTCGTTTAAGTCCTGCACTTCCAGCAGAATCCCCACAATCTGAGTCGGGTCGTTGTCGTGGGATTCCAGAACCAAATCGATTTTGGCCTGTAAATCTGCTGGCAGCGGATACTCTTTAATTTGAGTAGTAAGCATCGCAAAACCTCCTAAACAAATAGATATACACACGATACTTACATTATAAGAAAAAATTTATCCATTTACAAGAATTGTAAAAAAATTAACAAAAGATGTGTACAACTTTACAAAAATATGCTACAATATAGGTGCAACGCAGAGAGCATGTAAATATACTTCATAGGGGATTATGGGGGGTTGTTTATATGGCTATCAAGAACATAGAGATGGACCGTCGTGACAGCGCGATTTTTCGCAAACAATTAAAACGAGGAGGTTTCCTTTCTGCGAGTTACTTGTCTGTTAATGGTTTCGATGTAACGAAGTTGCGCAAACTGGCACTGGCTGGGGAGCTGGATGCTATTCGTTGCGCCATTGGCAAATCCATCCGCTGGTATTACAGGGAAAGACAAGCGGAGAACGCTCACCTGCGAGGCTTGGCATAATACATTTGATGTAAGTTTTTTTACGAAGTTTAACGAAAATTTTATTATGCTCTTATAAGATTGCACATTTGGAATCGGCGTGGCCGGTTCTCTTTTTTTTCGCTGGAGGTATTTTGTGTTCTGGGCGATATTTTTTTTAGTTGCGGCTATTGTATTTTTTTTCATCCCTGCGCTGTTGACACGGTTTATTTACCGGAAAATTCCTGTGGATAAGAACAAACGCAGATTTTTGAAGGGCGCGGCTCTTTATCCGGCAGCCATGCTGGGGGGCGGTTCCTATGGCTATTATTATGAGCGGAAGCAGCAGGTGAAGCGCCATTATGATGTAAAATATCCGGCTGGCCTCGGACTGGCCGGCTTGACTGTGGCGCAAATTAGTGATGTGCATTTGGGCAGATTCTTCTCGCTGGAGGATTTGCGGCAGCTTTTGCAGCTGGCGGCTGCGGATTCGCCGGATATTCTAGTGGTGACCGGCGATTTATTCGATGACTTGCAAAAGAATCCTGCCGCGGTGCATATATTGGATGAAGCGGTGGATTTATTCCCGAAGGGGATTTACTTCTGTCTGGGCAATCATGAAGTTTACCGGGACTGGGGACGCACGAAGAAGCTCTTGGAAAAGACCCGGGTACACATGCTCATTGGCCGGGCAGAAAAGGTGCCGGGGACAGAACTTTGGCTGGCTGGTGCCGAATATTCGT
The Selenomonas ruminantium AC2024 DNA segment above includes these coding regions:
- a CDS encoding NAD(P)H-dependent oxidoreductase subunit E yields the protein MLTTQIKEYPLPADLQAKIDLVLESHDNDPTQIVGILLEVQDLNERHYVPEATAYYLADRLAIPVTNVFDCLNFYSELSAKPRAKYPIQVCSSPACRVNRIDTERLLSTLQDLLDIKIGEITYDGRFTLERTTCYGACDRAPAVRINGHVYDHLDSIEKIEALLRSLK
- a CDS encoding metallophosphoesterase; its protein translation is MDKNKRRFLKGAALYPAAMLGGGSYGYYYERKQQVKRHYDVKYPAGLGLAGLTVAQISDVHLGRFFSLEDLRQLLQLAAADSPDILVVTGDLFDDLQKNPAAVHILDEAVDLFPKGIYFCLGNHEVYRDWGRTKKLLEKTRVHMLIGRAEKVPGTELWLAGAEYSFARDEESFRTEKAEMVQRALQDIPKEEWGQTILLAHHPEFIDDGAEMGVPLILTGHTHGGQFGVFGIPLMAAFKYNRGLVKVKDSLGYVHCGNGSWLPIRIGCPPEIAYFRLTE